One genomic segment of Actinomycetota bacterium includes these proteins:
- a CDS encoding acyl-CoA desaturase has protein sequence MAIAVPPPAPVPGVIALTPREIRLQKTAVLLLTLGPLAGLVFAVVTLWGWGITATDLTIALTTYFLFGFGIAIGYHRLFTHRAFVAKRPIRAALAVLGSMAVEGSVISWVADHRRHHAFADKEGDPHSPHADPEDGVLRSLWHAHIGWLLKGERTVRERWAPDLLKEPMIVRIDRAFPRLVIVSLVLPAVAGLVITGTLRGAVTAFLWGGAVRMMLLHHVTWSINSVCHYFGRRPYETDDQSTNNWPLALISFGESWHNNHHAFPTAAINAIKPWQIDISGVLIAGMEKVGLVSNVHRVTEKQLEKRRS, from the coding sequence ATGGCCATAGCCGTTCCGCCGCCGGCTCCCGTGCCCGGCGTCATCGCGCTCACCCCGCGGGAGATCCGGCTCCAGAAGACGGCCGTGCTGCTGTTGACGCTCGGCCCGCTCGCCGGGCTCGTCTTCGCGGTGGTGACGCTCTGGGGCTGGGGGATAACGGCCACCGACCTCACGATCGCGCTGACCACGTACTTCCTGTTCGGGTTCGGGATCGCCATCGGCTACCACCGGCTCTTCACCCACCGGGCCTTCGTGGCGAAGCGCCCGATCCGGGCCGCGCTGGCCGTGCTCGGGTCGATGGCCGTGGAGGGTTCGGTGATCTCGTGGGTCGCCGACCACCGCCGCCACCACGCGTTCGCCGACAAGGAGGGCGACCCGCACTCGCCCCACGCCGACCCGGAGGACGGGGTCCTGCGCAGCCTGTGGCACGCCCACATCGGGTGGCTGCTGAAGGGGGAGCGGACCGTGCGGGAGCGCTGGGCTCCCGACCTGCTCAAGGAACCGATGATCGTCCGGATCGACCGGGCGTTCCCGCGGCTGGTGATCGTCTCCCTCGTGCTGCCCGCCGTCGCCGGGCTGGTGATCACGGGCACGCTGCGGGGCGCGGTGACGGCGTTCCTGTGGGGCGGGGCGGTCCGGATGATGCTCCTCCACCACGTCACCTGGAGCATCAACTCCGTCTGTCACTACTTCGGCCGACGCCCGTACGAGACCGACGACCAGAGCACGAACAACTGGCCCCTGGCCCTGATCTCCTTCGGGGAGTCGTGGCACAACAACCACCACGCCTTCCCCACCGCGGCCATCAACGCGATCAAGCCGTGGCAGATCGATATCAGCGGCGTCCTGATCGCGGGGATGGAGAAGGTAGGACTCGTCTCGAACGTGCACCGGGTGACGGAGAAGCAGCTCGAGAAGCGGCGCAGCTGA